One Ferviditalea candida genomic region harbors:
- a CDS encoding diacylglycerol/lipid kinase family protein produces MYLFIVNTMSGNGKGMKVWKRIESMLQKRQVHYLVEFSASPTHTAELVRQTAKKHKIKVLAVVGGDGTVQSMIHSVIGRNIPLGIIPAGSGNDLARGLKIPLNPKEALHYLLTGGTGKIDIIQIGNQYCMTVVGIGIDAKVAQTVNRSRYKKWFNRLKLGHLAYVLSFIQVLTHYRPVKATIKVDGKEWTFPKTWLIAVANFPNYGGGMIICPGACYFDGEFHICIVDGLSRWELLRIFPAVYRGKHIYRSGVTLLKGKTIEVISDSPMPAHGDGEIMGETPMKIDILEKGLSVICHD; encoded by the coding sequence ATGTATTTGTTTATCGTCAATACAATGTCCGGAAATGGAAAAGGAATGAAGGTGTGGAAACGCATTGAATCCATGCTTCAAAAACGGCAAGTTCATTATTTGGTCGAATTTTCAGCGAGTCCGACACATACGGCAGAACTTGTCCGGCAAACTGCAAAAAAACATAAAATAAAGGTTTTGGCCGTCGTAGGCGGTGATGGAACCGTTCAAAGCATGATTCATTCGGTGATTGGACGAAACATCCCGCTCGGAATTATTCCTGCGGGTTCGGGAAACGATTTGGCCAGAGGATTAAAAATTCCGTTAAATCCAAAAGAGGCGCTTCATTATTTATTGACAGGGGGAACGGGAAAAATTGACATCATTCAAATTGGAAACCAATACTGCATGACTGTCGTCGGAATCGGTATTGATGCAAAGGTGGCCCAAACAGTAAATCGATCAAGATATAAAAAATGGTTTAATCGTTTAAAGTTGGGCCATCTAGCTTATGTCTTGAGCTTTATTCAAGTTTTAACGCATTACCGGCCCGTCAAAGCAACGATTAAGGTGGATGGAAAGGAGTGGACTTTTCCGAAAACCTGGCTGATTGCTGTCGCTAATTTCCCGAATTATGGAGGAGGAATGATCATTTGTCCGGGAGCTTGTTATTTTGATGGAGAGTTTCACATTTGTATCGTTGATGGTCTTTCACGCTGGGAACTGTTGCGAATATTTCCCGCTGTATATAGAGGAAAGCATATTTATCGTTCAGGGGTAACCTTATTAAAGGGCAAGACGATTGAAGTGATTTCGGATTCGCCAATGCCGGCTCATGGCGATGGGGAAATAATGGGGGAAACCCCCATGAAGATCGATATTCTTGAGAAAGGACTTTCGGTAATTTGCCATGACTGA
- a CDS encoding DUF421 domain-containing protein, translated as MLIYIGKIILLFTITIIVIRFLGKSALAQLTPHDLTAIIFLATLAVNPILSDKLGQTLIGILMVTTLHFILSKLALLRWLNKLLIGQPTILVKNGKIIKSNLERSHFSLIELLATFRTGGYPNIQDIEYAILEPNSEISIIPKKDVVSLTPRHLKLDVDNKGLPISVVVEGKIQHNNLKIIDKDENWLMKQLESAGYPNVKKIFYAAVRDNDHSLIIDTGYEN; from the coding sequence GTGCTTATTTACATAGGGAAAATTATTTTATTATTCACCATAACCATTATTGTCATCCGATTCTTGGGAAAATCCGCTCTTGCTCAATTGACCCCCCATGATCTGACAGCGATTATTTTCCTGGCAACTTTAGCCGTCAATCCGATTCTCAGCGACAAATTGGGCCAAACCCTGATCGGTATTCTGATGGTAACGACGCTGCACTTCATTTTGTCGAAACTGGCTCTTCTCCGTTGGTTGAATAAGTTACTGATTGGACAACCCACCATTCTCGTTAAAAATGGAAAAATCATAAAGTCCAATTTGGAACGCAGTCATTTCTCGCTTATTGAATTGTTGGCCACTTTCCGTACCGGTGGATACCCGAATATCCAAGATATCGAGTACGCGATTTTGGAACCGAACAGTGAAATCAGTATTATTCCCAAAAAAGACGTTGTTTCGCTCACTCCAAGGCACCTTAAGCTGGATGTGGACAATAAGGGTTTGCCCATTTCAGTGGTGGTTGAAGGCAAAATTCAGCATAACAACCTTAAAATCATTGATAAAGACGAGAACTGGCTGATGAAGCAGCTTGAATCAGCGGGATATCCCAATGTCAAAAAGATTTTTTATGCTGCTGTCAGAGATAACGATCATTCATTAATCATTGATACCGGTTATGAAAATTGA
- a CDS encoding MGDG synthase family glycosyltransferase — protein MQNKILIFSEAFGNGHTKAAEALAQSISIQEPAVRTKIVELANLLHPLASNLTLRSYKKMITAYPRVWRKIYDSNQNQPISERMQYVIYQLFHRKMEQILENERPQMAICTHPFTSSSLSRLKRLGHPVRFCTVITDFHAHSMWIQPEVDLYMVSDHEVQRQLISMGIPSEKIAVTGIPVTLNFWTKRTKQEARNLLNLKNLPTILVMGGGLGLGGIRELAYSLVKWKERVQIIICTGNNDNLRLHLQHDKQFHHPNIVILGFVDNIDKLLDASDLLITKPGGLTCFESLSKGVPMLIFQPIPGHEERNCNYLEKRGLAVRMDHVKRVDNWIEKLLFASEAFEPLRKNIEQFRQQFNPLAAAETVLDLLHKQHKNMIGMDCDV, from the coding sequence ATGCAAAACAAAATATTGATCTTTTCCGAGGCGTTCGGAAACGGGCATACAAAAGCTGCGGAAGCATTGGCGCAAAGCATTTCCATTCAAGAACCGGCAGTGCGGACAAAAATTGTGGAATTAGCCAACTTGCTTCACCCCCTTGCTTCAAATCTGACTCTTCGTTCTTACAAAAAAATGATTACTGCCTATCCTCGGGTTTGGAGAAAGATCTATGATTCGAATCAAAATCAGCCAATTTCTGAACGAATGCAATATGTAATATACCAACTGTTTCATCGCAAAATGGAACAAATTTTGGAGAATGAAAGGCCGCAAATGGCCATCTGTACACATCCTTTTACCAGTTCTTCCTTATCCCGTTTAAAAAGATTGGGACACCCCGTTCGCTTCTGTACAGTGATTACGGATTTCCATGCCCATTCGATGTGGATTCAACCGGAAGTTGACCTTTATATGGTTTCCGATCATGAAGTGCAGCGGCAATTGATATCCATGGGAATTCCATCTGAAAAGATTGCCGTTACAGGCATTCCGGTAACTTTGAATTTTTGGACGAAACGAACGAAACAAGAGGCACGAAATTTATTAAATTTAAAAAATTTGCCAACCATCCTGGTGATGGGCGGAGGTTTGGGTTTGGGCGGGATCCGGGAACTGGCCTATTCGTTGGTCAAATGGAAGGAACGGGTTCAGATCATCATTTGTACGGGAAATAATGACAATTTAAGGCTTCACTTGCAGCACGACAAACAATTTCACCATCCCAACATTGTCATCCTGGGATTTGTCGATAACATCGACAAACTGCTGGACGCTTCCGACTTGTTGATTACCAAACCGGGTGGATTGACGTGTTTCGAATCATTGAGTAAAGGGGTACCGATGCTGATCTTTCAACCCATTCCCGGGCATGAGGAACGCAATTGCAATTATTTGGAAAAACGCGGATTGGCCGTCCGAATGGATCATGTAAAAAGAGTGGACAACTGGATCGAAAAATTATTGTTTGCTTCAGAAGCATTTGAGCCTTTGCGAAAGAACATCGAACAGTTTCGACAACAATTCAATCCTTTGGCTGCAGCAGAAACTGTCTTAGATTTGCTTCATAAACAGCATAAGAACATGATTGGGATGGATTGCGATGTATAA